In the genome of Fusarium fujikuroi IMI 58289 draft genome, chromosome FFUJ_chr02, one region contains:
- a CDS encoding related to Vacuolar membrane-associated protein iml-1 codes for MSRNGIMRNPVPRKGPPHWRHLSRSSLDRSQTDVPASPASVSTHSTIKEEKRTRIERRCTVTVNEGYARDEVLLNFDVVGGDIKPGALMCIATVKDDLRKISTGHGAGSKQNQEQSYGSKGTAGTQNGDGACFKYFFVAKDMPQETKTRNPDIEVYVLKHIADAFGMKKGSQVLLTMVDAKNPATEASHVELSFKDQYLSRSDIWRMTVGELTGRTVYKGQSVLFMGTIKAQVTAIYVDGRRTHSAFFTRDTRPIFRSESARYVLFIQMAREMWEFDAESSGEIMFNKVVNGFLPALFKRWAMLKAKHLVSIVLFARVEYDTGLTAEFDNLLGDYYTGIQPSGPRRPYKDFYRVVVSEMGSGEWTKILHQLKVEFNFFRRDISLHHHKLNAQAEIDGRGSIPTDTPSTRVKAESTYAMYGNVLEAINLASSQFAHDHIDRDLTRTGISIAVISPGSGVFEVDYETLRRTTEALVGNGIGIDLICMPKMPLHSVPLFKYRNPQYSDDHGHAHRSSFSRSFHSRDSTPNHPTPVIGSYQSLGESFSPSKGMSLSRRSDPLMSMATSEQWCFALPQWLHVSFWTGASDEALSYEGIALSVSNKVMQDDEDEFNIRCRMYALQMRSVLETNEIETTPLQVDTHFPANITEPPSSQKYRNTGINDTVYIPNKRPPEGLLDHIHGFQRFVPDRLARPGEKSLWKQLQEFDDHRAKISSSRSRHHSSRYAKDLDEITRRQLAEDSGLYGTSLPEKKAPVLGPSARKLSMNIMDGEKPSPTSLKKSAEPPAPKPPKTVAKQPKLMRQISLGQRGFGIAAPKAVVAEIRAETVNASGVTSSEAKQPSTPRMRPELRPSSPQTIASHPSSLSVHKYRTDTPDTIIEGVPMTPSIPILKRNNSGNLDIATMQLRTASSTIGSSLNSRQQKREDDRDLRSSDALRADDAQKLYTNKLRAGALGGAVQDLPTTLSPTTSITPWLTLLNPSNPESLAIDDTVLYSRWQHVYPQIGQMKVQKWKALCCPASVPLTTEYFPSRTQFDSEYHRHPYTVEQDTDDDMVEEPKSRQDFIQELISLRFTQGFQVVVGPWVARAFGQNSIKIGDIFSRDQPLEDGTSIFMSVGNSIHQLSCVNGTEVEVNIFVRKPTDTSLTSQGFSPIYKPAIRTLLDDAYEAREIDLLTARPERNWNMIDSYIAGHHDEMMDSLRFWRARFVLIPVLRKDVPVSKTQGGDHAEEVRIEGIKRLAQSWQKHRYIPPSERRYHSVGQQKRKRDPNPLDIVYKTDDPSVVIAAEVETLPLTEGLEGGNRKGLVSAKERFKKSNLNLATLADAMQQPVENGGVRLQNRRWHLRLYSASFIGSDMVTWLLDNFEDLDTREDAEALGNALMVHDDGKSGNSKDKGLFVHVDKRHQFRDGNYYYQIASEFAKPHVGWFNSRRAAVPPTPSLEASSRDSPRALMSARSVDEGGSPASTSTTPTISLSQSVKRSRVVLSKVIKYDVDHRKRSYRPERIDLHYDRLHNPDGCYHIRIDWMNVTTKLVEDAVESWAREASQYGLRLVEVPIKEACTITETNPFRRPYRIKLAARPPDQRPETYIDPNSQGPTTSPNKHFYQTAILKKFDFVLDMEAASNFPSNVDVTYSWGKPDYKYTQYIHRSGSLLAEITDEGDFLILANRLYSSRSANPREKEVRSADPPLVERGGRMSSYGPYSTFGMTESATLASPVVKPTHFYHSPALKPVDQNNKAVSSTTPDPDALNAEIDAFCKDTSALVEFYKEAMEKGQKVQGTPATAAASTPLEAVPEASIPTLGLPPGVLGGNDGAPTKRLNSPMSFLRRSSVQYDSGSSLTGR; via the exons ATGTCACGAAATGGTATCATGAGGAACCCGGTCCCTCGCAAGGGACCGCCTCATTGGCGACATCTAAGCAGATCGAGTTTGGATCGCTCCCAAACCGATGTCCCTGCGTCGCCCGCGAGCGTATCGACTCATTCCACtatcaaagaagagaagcgaaCAAGAATAGAACGCCGATGCACCGTGACCGTTAACGAGGGCTACGCTAGAGATGAGGTCCTGCTGAATTTCGACGTAGTTGGTGGGGATATAAAGCCGGGAGCTTTGATGTGTATAGCGACAGTCAAAGATGACTTGCGAAAGATCTCCACCGGCCATGGCGCCGGTAGCAAGCAGAACCAGGAACAGAGTTATGGTTCGAAGGGGACTGCGGGCACTCAAAATGGGGACGGTGCGTGttttaaatacttctttGTCGCAAAAGACATGCCTCAAGAGACGAAAACGCGGAATCCCGATATTGAGGTCTACGTATTGAAGCACATTGCCGATGCGTTTgggatgaagaagggctCGCAGGTCCTCTTGACGATG GTGGATGCGAAGAATCCAGCTACGGAAGCGTCGCACGTTGAATTGTCGTTTAAGGATCAATACTTGTCCAGATCAGACATTTGGAGAATGACTGTTGGTGAGTTGACGGGAAGAACTGTCTACAAAGGCCAATCGGTGTTGTTTATGGGTACAATCAAGGCGCAAGTCACTGCAATCTATGTCGATGGCCGCAGAACGCACTCTGCCTTTTTCACCCGGGATACTCGGCCCATCTTCCGCAGTGAATCCGCCAGATACGTCCTATTCATTCAAATGGCCAGAGAGATGTGGGAATTCGACGCCGAAAGCTCTGGCGAGATCATGTTTAACAAGGTTGTCAACGGCTTTCTCCCCGCGCTGTTCAAGAGATGGGCCATGCTCAAGGCTAAACACCTCGTGAGCATCGTCCTTTTTGCGCGCGTGGAATATGACACCGGGTTGACAGCCGAGTTTGACAATCTGTTGGGGGACTATTATACAGGCATTCAGCCATCTGGGCCGCGTCGACCATACAAAGACTTCTATCGAGTTGTGGTCAGTGAGATGGGCAGCGGAGAGTGGACAAAGATCCTGCATCAGCTCAAGGTGGagttcaacttcttccgTCGGGATATTAGCCTGCACCATCATAAACTCAATGCTCAAGCAGAAATTGATGGTCGAGGTTCCATTCCTACGGATACACCTTCAACTCGTGTCAAGGCTGAATCAACATATGCCATGTATGGCAATGTTCTCGAGGCGATCAACCTCGCTTCGTCCCAATTCGCCCATGATCATATCGACAGGGATCTCACCAGGACTGGAATTTCCATCGCAGTCATCAGCCCTGGCTCTGGAGTTTTTGAGGTAGACTACGAGACGCTGCGGAGGACAACAGAGGCATTGGTTGGAAATGGTATTGGTATTGATCTAATATGCATGCCTAAGATGCCTCTCCATTCAGTTCCCCTATTCAAATACCGCAATCCGCAGTATTCGGATGATCATGGCCATGCTCATCgttccagcttctcaaggtcgtTCCACAGCCGGGATAGCACGCCTAATCATCCTACACCAGTGATCGGTAGCTATCAATCTCTCGGCGAATCTTTCTCACCTTCGAAGGGAATGAGCCTTTCTCGTCGTTCAGACCCTCTCATGTCTATGGCAACAAGTGAGCAGTGGTGCTTTGCATTGCCTCAATGGCTTCATGTCTCTTTCTGGACCGGCGCATCCGACGAGGCCTTGTCCTATGAAGGCATTGCCCTATCTGTCTCCAACAAAGTCATGcaagatgacgaagacgagtTCAACATTAGATGCCGCATGTATGCATTGCAGATGAGGAGTGTCCTTGAAACCAACGAAATTGAAACAACACCTTTGCAAGTTGACACACATTTCCCGGCCAACATCACCGAACCGCCATCCTCGCAGAAGTATCGAAATACTGGGATCAATGACACTGTCTACATTCCTAACAAGCGCCCCCCGGAGGGTTTATTAGATCACATTCATGGATTTCAAAGATTTGTTCCAGATAGACTTGCACGCCCTGGTGAAAAGTCATTGTGGAAACAGCTGCAAGAGTTTGATGACCATAGGGCCAAAATCTCAAGTAGTCGCAGTCGACATCATTCGTCACGATATGCAAAAGATTTGGATGAGATCACGAGAAGACAGCTGGCAGAGGACTCTGGTCTATACGGAACTTCTCTCCCAGAAAAAAAGGCACCGGTTCTTGGTCCTTCGGCACGAAAGTTGTCGATGAACATCATGGACGGCGAGAAACCATCGCCTACAAGCTTGAAAAAGAGCGCTGAGCCGCCTGCTCCAAAGCCCCCAAAGACAGTTGCAAAGCAACCCAAGCTAATGAGGCAGATTAGCCTCGGACAGCGAGGATTTGGCATCGCTGCTCCAAAGGCGGTAGTTGCAGAGATCAGGGCCGAGACAGTCAACGCCTCAGGCGTTACGTCTAGCGAAGCAAAACAACCCTCAACCCCTCGAATGCGCCCAGAACTACGGCCAAGCTCGCCTCAAACAATTGCAAGCCACCCATCGTCATTGTCTGTACATAAATATCGAACAGACACCCctgacaccatcatcgaAGGGGTGCCCATGACTCCTAGCATTCCCATTCTCAAGAGAAATAATTCTGGAAACCTCGATATTGCTACGATGCAGCTGAGGACCGCCTCATCAACGATAGGTTCGTCGTTGAATAGTCGGCAGCAAAAGAGGGAGGACGATCGTGATCTTAGGTCTTCGGATGCCCTTCGCGCTGATGACGCCCAGAAACTCTACACCAACAAGCTACGTGCGGGTGCGTTGGGCGGTGCTGTTCAAGACCTCCCAACAACTCTGTCACCCACCACTTCCATTACCCCGTGGTTGACACTGCTGAATCCATCGAACCCGGAAAGCCTTGCGATCGATGATACTGTCTTGTATAGCCGATGGCAGCATGTTTATCCACAAATCGGTCAGATGAAGGTCCAGAAATGGAAAGCTCTTTGTTGCCCTGCTTCTGTACCCTTGACAACCGAGTATTTCCCCTCCAGGACTCAGTTTGATAGCGAGTATCATCGCCATCCGTACACTGTTGAGCAAGATACAGATGACGACATGGTCGAGGAGCCCAAATCTCGGCAAGACTTTATTCAAGAATTGATAAGCTTGAGATTCACTCAGGGCTTCCAAGTTGTCGTAGGACCATGGGTTGCCCGTGCATTTGGACAAAACTCGATCAAGATCGGTGACATTTTCTCGAGAGACCAACctcttgaagatggcacGAGTATTTTCATGTCTGTGGGCAACAGCATTCACCAACTTTCGTGCGTTAATGGCACAGAAGTCGAGGTGAACATCTTTGTACGAAAGCCAACTGACACTTCGCTCACCTCTCAAGGCTTCTCGCCGATCTACAAACCTGCCATTCGAACTCTTCTCGATGATGCATATGAGGCACGGGAAATCGACCTCCTTACCGCTCGTCCTGAGCGTAATTGGAACATGATTGATTCATACATTGCTGGGCATCACGACGAAATGATGGACAGTCTGCGCTTCTGGCGTGCAAGATTTGTTCTTATCCCTGTCTTGCGCAAAGATGTCCCCGTATCAAAAACGCAGGGTGGTGACCATGCTGAAGAGGTGCGAATTGAGGGTATCAAGCGTCTTGCTCAATCCTGGCAGAAGCATCGCTACATACCTCCTTCTGAACGAAGATATCATTCTGTCGGGCAGCAGAAACGCAAAAGGGACCCCAACCCCCTAGATATCGTATACAAAACCGATGACCCCTCCGTGGTGATTGCTGCTGAAGTCGAAACGCTTCCTCTCACGGAAGGGTTGGAGGGTGGCAATCGAAAAGGGCTTGTCTCGGCCAAGGAGCGCTTTAAGAAATCCAACCTAAACTTGGCCACGTTAGCTGATGCTATGCAACAGCCTGTTGAGAATGGAGGCGTTAGACTACAGAACCGAAGGTGGCATCTCCGCCTCTACTCTGCGTCCTTTATCGGCTCTGATATGGTGACTTGGCTGCTCGACAACTTTGAGGACCTCGATACtagagaagatgctgaggcACTGGGTAATGCTCTAATGGTACACGATGATGGAAAATCGGGTAATTCTAAGGACAAGGGGCTTTTTGTTCACGTCGACAAGAGACATCAGTTCCGCGATGGCAACTACTACTACCAAATTGCCAGTGAGTTTGCCAAACCTCATGTAGGATGGTTCAACTCGCGACGAGCTGCAGTGCCCCCAACGCCGAGTCTCGAAGCCTCCAGCCGAGACTCACCTCGAGCTCTGATGTCGGCTCGTTCCGTTGACGAAGGCGGTTCTCCTGCGTCAACATCGACGACCCCAACTATATCGCTTTCTCAAAGCGTGAAACGATCCAGAGTTGTTCTTAGCAAAGTCATCAAGTACGATGTTGACCACCGCAAGCGATCATACAGGCCAGAGAGGATCGACTTGCATTATGACCGCCTCCACAATCCTGACGGTTGTTACCATATCCGCATTGACTGGATGAACGTCACGACAAAACTGGTAGAAGACGCAGTTGAAAGTTGGGCCCGAGAGGCCAGTCAATATGGCCTTCGACTTGTTGAAGTCCCCATTAAGGAGGCATGCACAATCACTGAAACAAATCCATTCAGAAGGCCATATCGCATCAAGCTGGCAGCGCGTCCTCCTGATCAGAGGCCTGAGACGTACATTGACCCTAACTCACAGGGTCCAACGACGTCCCCAAATAAGCACTTTTACCAAACTGCCATCCTGAAGAAGTTCGACTTCGTTTTGGATATGGAGGCAGCCTCTAACTTCCCGAGTAATGTCGATGTGACCTATTCTTGGGGCAAGCCGGATTATAAATACACCCAGTATATCCATCGCAGCGGCTCTCTGTTGGCAGAGATTACAGACGAGGGTGACTTCTTGATTCTCGCCAATCGTTTGTACAGCAGTCGATCTGCGAACCCGCGCGAGAAAGAAGTTCGTTCAGCTGACCCGCCCCTGGTAGAACGCGGTGGTCGTATGTCATCGTATGGCCCTTATTCTACCTTTGGAATGACAGAGTCAGCAACTCTTGCATCTCCGGTTGTCAAACCAACACACTTTTACCACTCACCAGCCCTGAAACCAGTTGATCAGAATAACAAAGCAGTGTCCTCTACGACCCCTGATCCTGATGCCCTCAACGCCGAGATAGACGCGTTTTGCAAGGATACGTCTGCGCTCGTGGAGTTCTacaaagaagccatggaGAAGGGGCAAAAGGTTCAGGGTACGCCTGCAACAGCGGCGGCCTCGACACCTCTGGAGGCTGTGCCTGAAGCAAGTATTCCCACTTTGGGACTGCCACCTGGTGTTCTGGGAGGAAATGACGGAGCACCGACTAAGCGACTTAATAGTCCAATGTCGTTTCTACGAAGGAGTAGTGTTCAGTATGACAGTGGATCGAGCCTGACTGGGCGATGA
- a CDS encoding probable Ca2+-transport (H+/Ca2+ exchange) protein, which produces MSSCKVPFQFLHFFFVPIVSIIGFSTTCPRTPATICYPALLFYLLYWLLTHTTTTVNHFNIKRQAHTLSRSSTDQSWNPFRHVEWKRQARALSDAGRLEQQTTQEETAGQTLAHAVTEPGRSGPAREWSTEETMTDMRRSKEGDYDREKTIGGSPIDGNDDIPVSQRSLVSDENQLRNRKREDIPAAADNNIDLEKRKLKKRESTKIFRRVEPKEPFTVRNQLQRTFLNSYINILLIAAPVGIALNYIHSVNRIAVFVVNFIAIIPLAAILSFATEEIALRTGEVLGGLINATFGNAVELIVAILALVDGKVIIVQTSLVGSILSNLLLVLGFCFFFGGLRRESQYFNETVAQTAASMLALAVASVIVPTVFDQAKDTPPANVARLSRGTAVILLIVYAAYLLFQLKTHQSTFAKESQKVAAKPWSRGSAGAGDIRQGIMVPGALVGGGMTGREENERLSEMLMNPHRLPKAEDDEDEEEEPQLHFWVAIATLTIATVLIALCAEFMVDSIDAVTKTGGVSEEFVGLILLPIVGNAAEHATAVTVAIKDKMDLAIGVAVGSSMQVALFLIPLLVIIGWGMGNDAMNLSFDLFQVATMFVAVLLVNYLIADGKSHWLEGWLLICLYSIIAVCSWWYPTHSDE; this is translated from the exons ATGTCTTCCTGTAAGGTCCCCTTTCAGTTTCTTCACTTTTTCTTCGTACCCATAGTGTCAATCATTGGTTTCTCTACCACATGCCCTAGGACTCCTGCCACTATCTGCTATCCTGCACTGCTATTTTACTTGCTCTATTGGTTACTGACAcacaccaccaccacagtcaaccacttcaacatcaagcgtCAAGCGCATACTCTCAGTCGTAGCAGCACCGATCAGTCTTGGAATCCCTTTCGTCACGTCGAGTGGAAACGTCAGGCACGCGCTCTTTCTGACGCCGGCCGCCTGGAGCAACAAACCACACAAGAGGAGACAGCTGGCCAGACCTTGGCACACGCTGTCACCGAACCTGGTCGAAGCGGACCAGCCAGAGAGTGGTCAACAGAAGAAACAATGACAGATATGaggagaagcaaagaaggcgACTATGACCGAGAGAAGACGATTGGGGGCTCACCAATTGATGGGAACGATGATATCCCCGTCTCACAGCGCTCGCTCGTCAGCGACGAAAATCAATTGCGAAACAGAAAACGCGAAGATATCCCAGCTGCAGCAGACAACAATATCGATCTCGAAAAGCGAAAACTTAAGAAACGAGAGTCTACAAAAATATTCCGCAGGGTCGAGCCCAAGGAGCCATTTACCGTCCGAAACCAACTTCAGAGAACCTTTCTCAACTCATATATCAATATCCTTCTCATTGCCGCCCCAGTCGGTATCGCTCTCAATTACATACATAGCGTTAACCGAATCGCCGTCTTCGTGGTTAATTTCATCGCAATTATACCCTTAGCCGCTATTCTCAGTTTCGCTACAGAGGAGATCGCTCTGCGAACAGGCGAGGTCTTGGGTGGTTTGATCAACGCCACCTTTGGAAACGCCGTTGAACTCATTGTGGCTATCCTGGCTCTTGTCGATGGAAAAGTCATAATCGTTCAGACGTCGCTGGTGGGCTCAATTCTAAGTAACCTTCTGCTGGTCCTGggcttctgtttcttcttcggTGGCTTGCGACGCGAGAGTCAATATTTTAACGAGACTGTCGCCCAAACAGCCGCTAG CATGCTCGCTCTCGCCGTCGCCTCAGTCATCGTGCCAACTGTTTTCGATCAAGCAAAGGATACACCGCCCGCTAATGTAGCCCGGCTCTCAAGAGGCACAGCAGTGATCCTTCTCATCGTTTATGCCGCCTATCTCCTCTTTCAGCTCAAGACTCACCAGAGCACATTCGCCAAGGAAAGCCAGAAGGTTGCCGCAAAGCCTTGGTCTCGTGGAAGTGCCGGAGCTGGCGATATCCGACAAGGTATCATGGTTCCTGGTGCTCTTGTTGGCGGTGGCATGACAGGACGCGAAGAGAATGAGCGTTTGTCTGAGATGCTTATGAACCCGCACAGACTTCCAAAGgccgaagacgatgaagatgaggaggaagagcctCAGTTACACTTCTGGGTGGCCATCGCCACGTTGACAATCGCCACCGTCCTGATCGCTCTCTGTGCCGAATTCATGGTTGATTCCATCGATGCTGTCACCAAGACTGGAGGTGTATCGGAAGAATTCGTAGGACTGATCCTGCTGCCTATCGTGGGTAACGCAGCCGAGCACGCCACAGCTGTGACCGTCGCAATCAAGGATAAAATGGATCTGGCCATCGGTGTGGCCGTTGGAAGTTCTATGCAGGTTGCTCTCTTTTTGATTCCCTTGTTGGTTATTATCGGCTGGGGAATGGGCAACGATGCCATGAACTTGAGTTTCGACTTATTCCAAGTTGCAACTATGTTCGTGGCTGTTTTGCTCGTCAACTACTTGATCGCAGACGGTAAAAGTCACTGGCTGGAGGGTTGGCTTCTCATCTGTCTTTATTCCATCATCGCAGTTTGCTCATGGT GGTACCCAACACACTCAGACGAGTAG